The following coding sequences lie in one Globicephala melas chromosome 15, mGloMel1.2, whole genome shotgun sequence genomic window:
- the LOC138842343 gene encoding neuroendocrine secretory protein 55-like → MDRRSRAQQGRRARHSYNDLCPPLGRRAATALLWLSCSIALLRALATSSARAQQRAAAQRRSFLNAHHRSAAQVFPEPPESDHEHEEADLELSLPECLEYEEEFDYESETESEIESETDFQSDPETAPTTEPETEPEDERGPVVAKRRTFDQSLTERLNALRLQSPDASPSRTQPSTRESESPRQGEEPEPEDKDPRDPEESEQPKEKKQRRRRCKPKKPTRRDPSPESPSKRGPIPIRRH, encoded by the coding sequence ATGGATCGCAGATCCCGAGCTCAGCAAGGGCGCCGAGCTCGCCACAGTTACAACGATCTGTGCCCACCCCTAGGCCGCCGGGCAGCCACCGCACTCCTCTGGCTCTCCTGCTCCATTGCTCTCCTTCGCGCCCTCGCCACCTCCAGCGCCCGCGCCCAGCAGCGCGCGGCTGCCCAGCGCCGGAGCTTCCTTAACGCCCACCACCGCTCCGCCGCCCAGGTATTCCCCGAGCCCCCCGAATCCGACCACGAGCACGAGGAGGCAGACCTCGAGCTCTCCCTCCCCGAGTGCCTGGAGTACGAGGAAGAGTTCGACTACGAATCCGAGACCGAGTCTGAAATCGAGTCGGAGACCGACTTCCAGAGCGACCCTGAGACCGCCCCCACCACTGAGCCCGAGACCGAGCCCGAGGACGAGCGCGGCCCCGTGGTGGCCAAGCGCCGCACCTTCGACCAGTCTCTCACTGAGCGTCTCAACGCCCTGAGGTTGCAGAGCCCCGACGCCTCCCCGAGTCGCACGCAGCCCAGCACTCGGGAGTCTGAGAGCCCCAGACAAGGGGAGGAGCCCGAGCCCGAGGACAAGGATCCGAGGGACCCCGAGGAGTCTGAGCAGCCAAAGGAGAAGAAGCAGCGACGGCGCCGCTGCAAGCCGAAGAAGCCCACCCGCCGCGACCCATCTCCGGAGTCTCCTTCCAAAAGGGGACCCATCCCCATCCGGCGTCACTAA